From Argopecten irradians isolate NY chromosome 2, Ai_NY, whole genome shotgun sequence, the proteins below share one genomic window:
- the LOC138312886 gene encoding uncharacterized protein — protein sequence MLTPTNSRQTGPETINSVNLHKNELPTPINTKIFFDHLQDNLRSKFQFLKNWFTNGFHLQFEGPQTFRTCNNLRSALENIDVLKNKISKELDSGRCMGPFSYPPFPDLQVSPLGLVPKKEPNEFRVIHHLSFPAGTSINDGISHENSTVTYQSIDDAIKLIKKYGKGALLAKTDIESAFRLIPIHPNDYELLGFKIEDKYFYDRVLPMGCSISSRLFETFSTAIHWILEHKLQVAGVVHVLDDFLFVGPPNTEQCLKDLTEFLGFCSETAIPIKDSKTEYPTTCLTFLGIELDSVAMVARLPQDKVLKCGTTLTLYPSDVK from the coding sequence ATGCTAACGCCGACAAACAGTCGTCAAACGGGGCCGGAAACAATCAACAGCGTAAATCTACACAAAAATGAACTGCCAACCCCTATAAACACTAAGATATTTTTCGATCACCTGCAAGATAACCTGcgatcaaaatttcaatttttaaaaaattggttTACAAACGGATTTCATCTCCAATTTGAAGGGCCACAGACTTTTAGAACTTGTAACAATCTAAGGTCGGCCTTAGAAAACATTGATGTTTTGAAGAATAAGATAAGTAAGGAATTAGACTCCGGTAGGTGTATGGGCCCCTTTTCATATCCGCCTTTTCCTGATTTACAAGTATCCCCTTTAGGCCTCGTCCCCAAGAAGGAGCCCAACGAATTTAGAGTAATTCACCACTTATCATTCCCTGCAGGAACTTCTATAAATGACGGAATATCTCACGAAAATTCTACTGTCACATACCAGTCTATCGATGAtgcaataaaattgataaaaaaatatggtAAAGGGGCGTTGTTGGCGAAAACAGACATTGAATCAGCATTTAGATTAATACCAATTCATCCTAACGATTATGAACTTTTGGGTTTCAAAATTGAGGATAAATATTTTTACGATCGCGTTTTACCAATGGGATGTTCTATTTCAAGTCGGTTATTTGAAACGTTTAGCACAGCCATTCACTGGATTTTAGAACATAAATTGCAAGTAGCGGGTGTAGTGCATGTACTTGACGATTTCCTGTTTGTAGGTCCCCCAAATACTGAACAATGCCTCAAGGACTTAACCGAATTTTTGGGTTTCTGTTCGGAGACGGCGATTCCGATAAAAGATAGTAAAACTGAATACCCTACAACATGTTTGACATTTCTTGGCATAGAGTTGGATAGTGTAGCTATGGTTGCACGGCTTCCACAGGATAAAGTATTAAAATGCGGAACAACATTAACTCTCTATCCAAGCGACGTAAAGTGA